In Anaerosporomusa subterranea, one DNA window encodes the following:
- a CDS encoding sigma-54-dependent Fis family transcriptional regulator, which translates to MDAKITVIAPFPGMQAIAQEVVAERMEEWPAGIDVRLGDLSVGLSEAFAAIREGADVIVSRGGTASLISSQVETPVVEIPITAFDILRALRQIGDYSSPVGVVGFRNVIYGCEDLHDIWGVELKEITLGNEGEAQEKIAKAARMGIRAIIGDAISARLAIRYGLEGILIQSGKEAIYKALRQAQLLANVRRKEQERVELLQTIISSSTDGIVAVDGKSRITIFNPAAEDVFQMRSADVLGRNVGDVIPNTRLPLIVARGQSEIGEIQRIGARTIATKRIPIKLGGKVVGAIANFQDVTQLQRFEQTVRQKLYDKGLVAKVNIDQVIGCSSYMTQVKEKARQYATVDSTVLVTGETGTGKEMLAQGVHNLSRRRQGPFVAVNCAALPETLLESELFGYEEGAFTGAKKGGKSGLFELAHGGTIFLDEIGEMPLALQARILRVLQEREVMRLGGDRVIPIDIRVIAATNQDLLCLIRERRFRSDLYYRLDILRLHIPPLRERREDIRVLADAFLHKHFALNPKVNWIADEAYALLELHLWPGNVRELANIIERTVLLTPGQYITADDFRATLGVTTQLVDNIDLGDTLQTQEMASIRRVLREEQYNYSRAATRLGINRTTLWRKLRQ; encoded by the coding sequence ATGGACGCAAAAATTACGGTAATTGCCCCGTTCCCAGGTATGCAAGCAATTGCTCAAGAGGTAGTAGCCGAACGAATGGAAGAATGGCCGGCCGGCATTGATGTCAGGCTAGGTGATTTAAGCGTCGGCCTGTCTGAAGCGTTTGCGGCGATTCGTGAAGGCGCTGATGTCATCGTCAGCCGTGGCGGCACGGCTTCGCTGATTAGCAGTCAAGTCGAGACACCGGTCGTGGAAATCCCGATTACAGCGTTTGACATCTTGCGTGCTCTCAGGCAAATTGGCGATTACAGCAGTCCAGTCGGTGTAGTCGGCTTTCGTAATGTGATATACGGCTGTGAGGATCTTCACGACATCTGGGGAGTTGAACTAAAAGAAATCACGCTTGGCAATGAGGGCGAGGCCCAGGAGAAAATTGCCAAAGCTGCCCGAATGGGGATTCGGGCAATTATCGGCGATGCTATTTCGGCTAGATTGGCTATCCGCTACGGACTGGAAGGGATTTTAATTCAATCTGGTAAGGAAGCCATCTATAAGGCGCTGAGGCAAGCTCAACTGCTAGCCAATGTTAGGCGCAAAGAGCAGGAACGAGTAGAACTTCTCCAAACAATCATCAGTTCATCGACTGATGGTATTGTTGCTGTTGACGGCAAGTCGCGCATCACAATTTTTAATCCGGCTGCGGAGGACGTTTTTCAGATGCGGTCTGCTGATGTGCTAGGACGTAATGTTGGCGACGTTATTCCCAATACTCGGTTGCCGTTAATTGTGGCGCGAGGGCAATCGGAAATCGGCGAAATACAACGAATTGGCGCTCGCACCATCGCGACGAAGCGAATACCAATCAAACTCGGCGGCAAGGTGGTCGGAGCGATTGCAAATTTTCAGGATGTGACGCAGCTGCAGCGATTCGAGCAAACAGTGCGTCAGAAACTATATGATAAGGGATTAGTGGCAAAGGTCAATATTGATCAGGTAATAGGCTGCTCATCGTACATGACCCAAGTTAAGGAAAAGGCGCGGCAGTATGCCACGGTCGATTCCACAGTGCTGGTTACTGGCGAAACCGGCACCGGTAAGGAGATGCTCGCCCAAGGCGTTCATAATCTCAGTCGTCGCAGACAAGGTCCCTTTGTAGCGGTAAATTGTGCGGCATTGCCAGAAACGCTACTCGAAAGCGAACTGTTTGGCTATGAGGAAGGCGCCTTTACAGGAGCAAAAAAAGGAGGAAAATCCGGCTTATTTGAACTGGCGCATGGGGGAACAATATTTCTTGATGAAATCGGTGAAATGCCCTTGGCGTTGCAAGCGCGTATTTTGCGAGTGCTGCAGGAACGAGAAGTGATGCGATTGGGTGGAGATCGTGTTATTCCAATCGATATCCGGGTAATTGCGGCAACTAATCAAGATTTGCTCTGTCTAATTCGTGAGCGCCGATTCCGTAGCGATCTCTATTATCGTCTGGATATTTTGCGACTTCACATTCCGCCGCTACGTGAGCGAAGAGAAGACATTCGCGTGTTGGCGGATGCTTTTCTACATAAGCACTTCGCTCTTAACCCCAAGGTAAACTGGATAGCCGATGAGGCGTATGCTTTATTGGAGCTCCATCTATGGCCGGGAAATGTACGAGAATTGGCAAATATCATAGAACGAACTGTGCTGCTCACACCTGGCCAATATATTACGGCGGATGATTTTCGCGCTACGCTTGGCGTAACAACGCAACTAGTAGACAATATAGATTTGGGGGATACGCTTCAAACGCAAGAAATGGCTTCGATCCGTCGTGTTTTACGGGAGGAACAATATAATTACAGCCGGGCGGCTACCCGCTTGGGAATCAACCGAACAACGCTCTGGCGAAAGCTACGTCAATAA
- a CDS encoding TRAP transporter substrate-binding protein has product MKKVLAIMLLLVFMVVIAGCGGDKKAAPAEGKTEFKATMKLTSTQSATHPYMLGGAKFAELIKERTNGRITITLYPDSQLAKGERECLEALQQGTIDIYVGSTGPVGGFSPSMLITDLPFLFRDGAHVDKVLDGPIGRALLDDLDKSGLKGLAFWENGFRHLTNSKTAVKTPEEGKGLKIRTMENKVHLAAFKAAGLNPTPMAWGELYPALQQKVIDGQENPVAVFSSAKFYEVQKYFSLTGHVYSPAPMIISMKKWQAMPKADQEIFAKTALEVAAYQRKLNRDSEEKSLKEMEGKGLVVVRDVNKDAWIKAMQPAFDEYAKQFGKDKVDAILAVK; this is encoded by the coding sequence ATGAAAAAAGTGCTCGCGATTATGTTGCTACTGGTATTTATGGTCGTTATCGCCGGTTGCGGCGGCGACAAGAAAGCTGCTCCGGCAGAGGGGAAAACCGAGTTCAAGGCAACCATGAAGTTGACATCAACTCAATCTGCCACTCATCCGTATATGCTCGGTGGAGCCAAGTTTGCTGAACTGATTAAAGAGCGTACCAATGGGCGGATCACTATTACTTTATATCCTGATTCTCAGCTTGCTAAAGGCGAGCGCGAATGCCTGGAAGCATTACAACAGGGTACAATTGATATTTATGTTGGTTCGACCGGACCGGTCGGCGGCTTTAGTCCCTCTATGCTGATTACTGATTTACCATTTCTGTTCCGAGATGGGGCTCATGTGGATAAAGTACTTGACGGTCCGATTGGTCGGGCACTTCTCGATGACCTAGATAAATCCGGTTTGAAAGGGTTGGCTTTCTGGGAAAATGGTTTCCGGCATCTGACTAATTCGAAAACAGCAGTCAAGACACCGGAAGAGGGCAAAGGTCTCAAAATTCGCACTATGGAAAATAAAGTTCACCTTGCAGCGTTTAAGGCAGCTGGCCTAAATCCGACGCCGATGGCTTGGGGCGAACTTTATCCGGCCTTACAACAAAAGGTTATTGACGGTCAAGAAAACCCGGTGGCTGTGTTCAGTAGCGCAAAGTTCTATGAAGTGCAAAAGTACTTCTCTCTTACCGGTCATGTATATTCCCCGGCGCCAATGATCATCAGCATGAAGAAATGGCAAGCCATGCCTAAGGCTGATCAGGAGATATTCGCGAAGACCGCGCTTGAAGTTGCTGCTTATCAGCGTAAGTTAAACCGCGACAGTGAGGAAAAATCGCTAAAAGAGATGGAAGGTAAAGGTCTGGTTGTTGTCCGCGACGTTAACAAAGATGCCTGGATAAAAGCCATGCAGCCTGCGTTTGACGAATACGCAAAACAGTTCGGCAAAGATAAGGTTGACGCTATACTTGCGGTGAAGTAG
- the pdxA gene encoding 4-hydroxythreonine-4-phosphate dehydrogenase PdxA, with the protein MKPLIAITMGDATGIGPEIIVKSLQDKEIYNMCRPVVIGDIGIMRRAVGIIKAELPCYAVTEPCTAGQEYGRIDVIDLNNLPADLPFAVVDPRAGKAAYEYVEMAVKLAMEDKIDAIATAPLNKDAMNQGGCHFPGHTEILAHLSNTKDYAMMLTGGALRVIHVSTHVSIRRACELVKKERVLRVIQLADQAMKLIGILNPRIAVAGLNPHSGEGGMFGNEDIEEIIPAIEAAKKMGLDVTGPVPPDTVFFRAAHRGHFDIVVVMYHDQGHIPLKVLGFEQGVNITVGLPFIRTSVDHGTAFGKAGKGTADHLSMMESIRMAALMAHARAEGKGEGICRR; encoded by the coding sequence ATGAAACCGCTAATAGCGATTACCATGGGTGACGCAACTGGCATTGGTCCGGAGATTATTGTTAAATCACTGCAAGATAAAGAAATATACAACATGTGTCGTCCAGTTGTTATTGGCGATATAGGCATCATGCGACGCGCTGTTGGTATCATCAAAGCAGAACTTCCCTGCTATGCGGTGACAGAACCTTGCACAGCTGGCCAAGAATATGGACGGATCGATGTGATTGATCTGAACAATCTACCTGCCGACTTGCCTTTTGCAGTAGTCGATCCCCGCGCCGGCAAAGCGGCCTATGAATATGTGGAAATGGCTGTGAAGTTGGCGATGGAAGATAAAATTGATGCAATTGCCACCGCACCGCTAAATAAGGATGCGATGAACCAAGGCGGCTGTCATTTCCCGGGACATACAGAGATTTTGGCGCATCTGTCGAACACCAAAGACTATGCTATGATGCTGACTGGTGGCGCCTTGCGGGTCATCCATGTGTCAACCCATGTTTCAATACGGCGCGCCTGCGAATTGGTTAAAAAAGAGCGGGTTTTACGAGTCATTCAATTGGCTGATCAAGCAATGAAGCTGATTGGTATTTTGAACCCGCGGATCGCTGTCGCTGGTCTTAATCCTCACTCCGGTGAAGGTGGTATGTTTGGCAATGAGGATATTGAAGAGATCATACCAGCTATCGAAGCAGCGAAGAAAATGGGATTGGATGTAACCGGCCCAGTGCCGCCTGATACAGTATTCTTCCGCGCCGCCCACCGGGGTCATTTCGATATTGTTGTTGTCATGTACCATGATCAGGGACATATCCCGCTAAAGGTTCTCGGTTTTGAGCAGGGAGTAAACATCACAGTAGGTTTGCCGTTTATCAGAACATCTGTTGACCATGGCACCGCATTTGGCAAGGCGGGCAAAGGAACGGCTGATCATCTCAGCATGATGGAATCCATCCGCATGGCGGCTCTTATGGCGCATGCCAGAGCAGAAGGCAAGGGGGAAGGTATATGTCGCAGGTAA
- a CDS encoding four-carbon acid sugar kinase family protein, producing MPHIAIIADDLTGANDTGVQFAKYGLRTHVVIVAAGNNALPDEADVIVIDTDSRGLDSLAAYERVVWAAKLIKNSNIPIIYKKVDSTLRGNLGSEIDAVLDVFEFDCAIVAPAFPRIGRITVGGYHLLNQIPLQATEIAQDPKSPVTDSRLSAILRTQSRYRVAHIELADLLAGEVVIRRLLEKCVADGVKLISFDATDEIHLKAITLAVYNSGKHVLWVGSAGMAECLPMLYQLPVVHSCQTPKSKGLPVLVVVGSVSSVTAAQIDAFLVRPDTALVTVNGKNLIEQPNFEVSRCVETARQHIQNHQHVAIVSSNGRESVELVRACGGQFGLDSMAVSDLIAEKLGEITRQLVGEGVEGLFITGGDTAVQVCVALGASSMEVCSEVAPGIPFGRLSSGQYAGLKVVTKAGAFGDEQAINKAVDTIQSK from the coding sequence ATGCCTCATATTGCTATTATTGCTGATGATTTAACCGGAGCTAATGATACAGGCGTTCAATTTGCTAAGTATGGACTGCGGACGCATGTTGTCATCGTCGCTGCTGGTAACAATGCATTGCCAGACGAAGCTGATGTCATTGTAATCGATACTGATAGCCGAGGACTCGATTCGCTGGCAGCCTATGAACGAGTAGTTTGGGCAGCAAAGTTGATCAAGAACAGCAATATCCCCATTATTTATAAAAAGGTTGATTCAACATTACGAGGCAACCTAGGCTCCGAAATCGACGCTGTACTCGATGTATTCGAATTCGATTGTGCAATCGTTGCTCCGGCTTTTCCACGCATAGGCAGAATTACAGTGGGAGGATATCATTTGCTCAATCAGATTCCGCTTCAAGCGACTGAAATCGCTCAGGACCCTAAATCGCCTGTGACAGATTCGCGATTATCAGCTATTTTGAGAACCCAAAGCCGATATCGAGTAGCTCATATTGAATTAGCTGATCTTCTAGCAGGCGAAGTCGTGATACGAAGACTTCTTGAGAAGTGCGTGGCAGACGGGGTGAAGCTGATTTCTTTCGATGCGACAGATGAGATACACCTTAAAGCCATCACGCTTGCAGTGTATAATTCAGGAAAACACGTTCTCTGGGTGGGTTCTGCCGGAATGGCAGAATGTTTGCCAATGCTTTATCAGTTGCCTGTAGTTCACTCTTGCCAGACGCCAAAAAGTAAGGGTTTGCCTGTGCTTGTTGTGGTGGGAAGCGTTAGTAGTGTGACTGCCGCTCAAATTGATGCTTTTTTAGTCCGTCCGGATACCGCACTCGTGACTGTGAATGGGAAGAACCTTATCGAGCAGCCGAATTTTGAGGTTTCCCGTTGTGTCGAAACGGCTCGTCAACATATACAAAATCACCAACACGTAGCTATTGTCTCGTCAAATGGTCGTGAATCAGTTGAGCTGGTGCGCGCCTGTGGTGGACAATTTGGGCTTGATTCCATGGCGGTAAGTGATTTGATTGCTGAAAAATTGGGGGAAATCACCCGGCAACTGGTTGGTGAAGGCGTGGAAGGGTTATTCATAACGGGCGGAGATACAGCCGTTCAAGTTTGTGTTGCCCTTGGAGCAAGTAGTATGGAAGTCTGCTCAGAGGTGGCCCCGGGAATTCCCTTCGGTCGGCTCAGTTCTGGACAATATGCGGGACTAAAAGTAGTTACCAAGGCGGGAGCTTTTGGCGACGAGCAGGCCATCAATAAAGCTGTGGACACAATACAAAGCAAATAA
- the larA gene encoding nickel-dependent lactate racemase — MSQVTIRLPYGDREVEATIARERLLGVLSPHDALPVANLEQEIRRALADPIGSPPLRELVRGKQKVVLVADDNTRLTPTAAIIPILLDECNAAGVLDEHISIVIALGTHRFMTEDEILDKFGEETVRRVIIKNHPFRDPDSLVDLGCTQNGTSISINKEVYEADFKLGIGSIVPHHIPGYAGGAKIVQPGVSGEQTTAETHLLSVQEPRSLLGVVDNPVRRELNVIARQIGLNTIFNTVLNRSGEVVKAFFGDVEKAFLHGVEAAEAVYAVELAQEADIVLASSHPCDLEFWQAHKTLYAADRAVREGGIIIVATPCYEGIAKTHADIADFAGKKPEEVKMLMEQGFIHDHVAAALAMAWGQVRRRARVFFVSDGISPHEVRKLSFTPFATIQEALDAATAILGDSASIVALTHAPDMLPVITGQGRR, encoded by the coding sequence ATGTCGCAGGTAACCATACGACTTCCCTATGGTGACCGAGAAGTCGAAGCTACAATAGCCCGTGAACGTTTGCTGGGGGTGCTTTCGCCGCATGACGCTCTGCCTGTTGCCAACCTGGAACAGGAAATTCGTCGTGCACTGGCTGACCCTATTGGCTCGCCGCCACTACGTGAGTTGGTGCGCGGTAAACAAAAAGTCGTTTTGGTCGCAGATGATAACACCCGCCTGACACCGACAGCGGCGATTATTCCGATTTTGCTTGACGAGTGCAACGCTGCAGGCGTCCTTGATGAACACATCAGTATTGTTATTGCATTAGGGACGCACCGTTTTATGACTGAAGACGAAATACTGGATAAATTCGGTGAAGAAACGGTCAGACGGGTTATTATCAAAAATCACCCATTTCGCGACCCGGACAGCCTCGTGGACCTAGGCTGTACTCAGAATGGAACCAGTATTAGTATCAATAAGGAAGTGTATGAAGCAGACTTTAAACTGGGTATTGGCAGTATCGTGCCGCACCATATACCCGGCTATGCAGGTGGAGCAAAGATTGTTCAGCCTGGAGTGTCAGGAGAGCAAACTACGGCCGAAACTCATTTGCTGAGTGTGCAAGAGCCTCGCTCCCTACTCGGTGTGGTAGATAATCCGGTTCGGCGCGAATTGAACGTCATTGCCCGCCAGATTGGTCTCAACACGATCTTTAACACCGTTCTAAACCGCTCAGGCGAAGTCGTCAAAGCCTTTTTTGGCGATGTAGAGAAGGCCTTCTTGCATGGAGTAGAGGCTGCTGAAGCCGTATATGCCGTAGAATTAGCACAAGAGGCTGACATTGTTCTAGCCAGTTCACACCCTTGCGATCTAGAATTTTGGCAGGCGCATAAGACCTTGTATGCAGCTGACCGGGCTGTGCGCGAAGGTGGAATCATCATTGTGGCTACTCCCTGCTATGAAGGTATAGCCAAGACCCATGCAGATATAGCAGACTTTGCCGGTAAGAAGCCGGAGGAAGTAAAAATGCTGATGGAACAAGGATTCATCCACGATCACGTTGCTGCAGCTCTAGCAATGGCATGGGGACAGGTGAGACGGAGAGCCAGAGTATTCTTTGTCTCAGATGGCATCAGTCCACACGAAGTAAGAAAGCTCAGCTTTACTCCGTTTGCTACGATACAGGAAGCGCTTGATGCCGCCACAGCCATACTTGGTGATTCAGCCAGCATTGTGGCGTTAACTCACGCGCCCGACATGCTGCCGGTTATTACCGGGCAAGGGAGGCGGTAG
- a CDS encoding TRAP transporter small permease: MYWFQKSNLLVLKLCRWGVIAAMGTIALVIPYEVFGRYVLGKMSIWSGELSTYALVWASMMGAAVGLKKGYQVSMNYVIEKLPLKVARIAQGVGYAFMFFFLTTMIYYGLEQTVINHSQTSPGMEIPMSLPYVALPLGFFAMLLISLEEFLLFLGVTDRIGNGNEKSPDHVSESM; this comes from the coding sequence ATGTACTGGTTTCAGAAGAGCAATCTCTTGGTGCTGAAACTGTGCCGGTGGGGCGTCATTGCGGCTATGGGGACGATTGCATTAGTCATACCCTACGAGGTTTTTGGCCGTTATGTCCTTGGCAAGATGTCTATTTGGTCAGGCGAACTTTCCACCTATGCTTTGGTGTGGGCTTCGATGATGGGGGCTGCTGTCGGTCTAAAAAAGGGTTATCAGGTTAGCATGAACTATGTCATTGAAAAACTGCCACTCAAAGTTGCGCGGATTGCTCAAGGAGTCGGCTATGCATTTATGTTTTTTTTCCTGACGACAATGATATATTATGGCCTTGAACAAACTGTAATTAATCACAGCCAAACCTCGCCTGGCATGGAAATTCCTATGTCTTTACCATATGTTGCTTTGCCGCTAGGCTTTTTTGCCATGCTGTTGATTAGCTTAGAAGAGTTTTTGCTGTTTCTTGGCGTTACAGACCGAATCGGCAATGGTAACGAAAAGAGTCCTGACCATGTGAGCGAGTCCATGTAG